The Streptomyces sp. NBC_00440 genome contains a region encoding:
- a CDS encoding BRO family protein, with translation MREQDMPEDEPMAHARDAVDVGDFVYAATGARVRRLTLPDGAHWFPAVDVAGNLGYANTRQALLWHVSPDCRQSLGDIARGVYGTDASRRIAGHGLKKSMKMVTLAGLVQLVNGCTKHECAPFRRWVAEVVATVQRDGAYELVPAPVQPVDDLRTAYVMPEEIVDAIVRLEERSIRAEEACAVREAEGHLLMREVSRGQDLLTQAFHRIADSLDRLAERAQPGGATAAVSAGTPQELLASWQDRNLVITEDIRTVAAVLAPGLVEGAARCSAEEIATRTGLSPARVQDCVRHLLRRGCIRHSGRAPDGSPVYVLV, from the coding sequence ATGCGCGAGCAGGACATGCCGGAGGACGAGCCGATGGCCCACGCTCGGGACGCGGTCGATGTCGGCGACTTCGTGTACGCGGCCACGGGCGCGCGGGTGCGGCGGTTGACGTTGCCCGACGGGGCGCACTGGTTTCCGGCGGTGGATGTCGCGGGGAATCTTGGCTATGCGAACACCCGGCAGGCTCTGCTGTGGCATGTCTCCCCGGACTGCCGGCAGAGCCTCGGTGATATTGCGAGAGGTGTCTATGGGACAGACGCTTCGCGCAGGATCGCTGGTCACGGCCTCAAGAAGTCCATGAAGATGGTGACGCTCGCCGGGCTCGTCCAACTCGTCAACGGCTGTACGAAGCACGAGTGCGCGCCCTTCAGGAGATGGGTGGCCGAGGTGGTGGCCACGGTGCAGCGTGATGGTGCGTACGAACTCGTCCCGGCCCCCGTTCAGCCAGTGGACGATCTGCGTACCGCCTATGTCATGCCGGAGGAGATCGTCGACGCGATCGTGCGGCTGGAGGAGCGGAGCATCCGGGCTGAGGAGGCGTGTGCGGTCAGGGAGGCGGAGGGGCATCTGCTGATGCGTGAGGTCAGTCGGGGGCAGGATCTGCTGACCCAGGCCTTCCACCGGATCGCCGATTCGCTGGACCGGCTTGCCGAGCGGGCGCAGCCGGGCGGGGCCACGGCTGCGGTGTCGGCCGGCACGCCTCAGGAGCTGCTCGCGAGCTGGCAGGACAGGAACCTGGTCATCACCGAGGACATCCGTACGGTCGCTGCCGTGCTGGCGCCCGGTCTGGTCGAGGGCGCTGCCCGCTGCAGCGCGGAGGAGATCGCCACGCGCACCGGGCTGTCCCCGGCCCGGGTCCAGGACTGTGTCCGGCATCTGCTGCGGCGTGGATGCATACGGCACTCGGGGCGCGCTCCGGACGGTTCGCCGGTCTACGTCCTTGTCTGA
- a CDS encoding DUF2797 domain-containing protein gives MWRSGGLRWGDEGPRLAWEGRARASPLVYGTDVGFRVEAAGERTCVGARGHACPVRARVPGRGTQARCGECARLDRAHSVAADTIADDPRVYRVYLAWFGAGMVKVGITAEERGPARLREQGAVAFSWLGRGPLMAARRTEELLRTALGVPDRIPYADKRAVRARLPGREERAAEVRAVHARAVALAGWPDSLERLVCEVADHGEVFGLAGLGDPAGVVSELVAGGAVAGRLVAAAGPDLHLAGDDGAVIVLDTRLMAGWGLTGAEPGAGVTVPVRVAPAEPEVEQPGLF, from the coding sequence ATGTGGCGTTCCGGTGGGCTGCGGTGGGGGGACGAGGGCCCCCGGCTCGCGTGGGAAGGGCGGGCGCGGGCCAGTCCGCTGGTGTACGGGACCGACGTCGGCTTCCGGGTCGAGGCGGCGGGGGAGCGTACGTGTGTGGGGGCGCGTGGTCATGCCTGCCCGGTGCGGGCACGGGTGCCGGGGCGCGGTACGCAGGCGCGCTGCGGGGAGTGCGCGCGGCTCGACCGGGCGCACTCGGTGGCGGCCGACACGATCGCCGACGATCCCCGGGTCTACCGCGTCTACCTCGCCTGGTTCGGGGCCGGGATGGTCAAGGTGGGGATCACGGCGGAGGAGCGCGGTCCGGCGCGGCTGAGGGAGCAGGGGGCGGTGGCTTTCAGCTGGCTGGGGCGGGGGCCGTTGATGGCGGCCCGGCGGACCGAGGAGCTGTTGCGTACGGCGCTGGGTGTGCCGGACCGGATTCCGTACGCGGACAAGCGGGCGGTGCGGGCCCGGCTGCCCGGACGGGAGGAGCGGGCGGCCGAGGTACGTGCGGTGCACGCACGGGCCGTCGCGCTGGCCGGGTGGCCGGATTCGCTGGAGCGGCTGGTGTGCGAAGTGGCCGATCACGGGGAGGTGTTCGGGCTGGCGGGACTCGGTGACCCCGCGGGGGTGGTGAGCGAGCTCGTGGCGGGCGGGGCCGTCGCGGGGCGGCTGGTGGCTGCCGCAGGGCCTGACCTGCATCTCGCCGGGGACGACGGTGCGGTGATCGTCCTCGATACGCGGTTGATGGCCGGCTGGGGGCTGACGGGCGCGGAGCCCGGTGCGGGGGTGACCGTGCCGGTGCGGGTGGCCCCGGCGGAACCGGAGGTGGAGCAGCCTGGGTTGTTCTGA
- a CDS encoding HAMP domain-containing sensor histidine kinase, whose translation MRRRWSLRTRLVVSAVALIAVVVAVIGTVTTIAMHSNLERQLDKQLLAAAQRPDHDPMGGDRSIVQQPGLPIGSVGGHTVVDSDDLVDGVKSVATPGARPDSSPLGDDQLDALESVPRDGYPHTVSLPGLGDFRAISSSSGTFVLGFPLTGVQSTVTTLIVVEVCVTAAGLLAAAITGTALVGIALRPLRRVAATATRVSELPLHSGEVAPLEHVPDAEADPRTEVGQVGAALNRMLGHVGSALAARQESETRVRQFVADASHELRTPLASIRGYAELTRRGGEETGPDTRHALGRIESEAGRMTGLVEDLLLLARLDAGRPLAYEGTGLSPLAYESTDLSPLVVDAVSDARAAGQDHTWRLELPDDPALVPADGPRIQQVLVNLLANARTHTPPGTTVTARVRRDGGWVLVEVLDDGPGIPVELLPHVFERFARGDASRSRNAGSTGLGLAIVQAVVVAHGGAVTVRSVPGRTEFAVRLPGVPGVPGVPGVRESLGAPVVPTAPGAPTAPGAPTAPAAPAAPAIPAIPGTPSVPAPPAAPAIPAHPPTVPAPHPPTHSPTTG comes from the coding sequence GTGCGGCGGCGCTGGTCGCTGCGTACGAGGCTCGTCGTCTCGGCCGTGGCGCTGATCGCCGTGGTCGTGGCCGTGATCGGTACGGTCACCACGATCGCCATGCACTCCAATCTGGAGCGGCAGCTGGACAAGCAGCTGCTGGCGGCGGCCCAGCGGCCCGACCACGATCCGATGGGCGGCGACCGTTCCATCGTCCAGCAGCCCGGGCTGCCGATAGGATCCGTCGGCGGGCACACCGTCGTCGACAGCGACGATCTGGTCGACGGGGTGAAGAGCGTCGCCACACCGGGCGCCCGGCCCGACAGCTCGCCACTCGGCGACGACCAGCTCGACGCACTGGAATCGGTCCCCAGGGACGGGTATCCGCACACCGTCTCGCTCCCCGGCCTCGGGGACTTCCGGGCTATCTCCTCCAGCAGCGGCACGTTTGTGCTCGGCTTCCCGCTGACCGGTGTCCAGTCCACCGTCACCACCCTGATCGTGGTCGAGGTCTGTGTCACAGCGGCCGGGCTGCTCGCGGCCGCCATCACCGGGACCGCGCTGGTCGGAATAGCGCTGCGCCCGCTCAGGCGGGTCGCGGCGACCGCGACCCGGGTCTCCGAACTCCCGCTGCACAGCGGTGAGGTGGCCCCGCTGGAACACGTCCCCGACGCCGAGGCCGATCCCCGGACGGAGGTCGGGCAGGTCGGTGCGGCGCTCAACCGGATGCTGGGCCATGTGGGTTCGGCGCTGGCCGCCCGGCAGGAGAGCGAGACACGGGTACGGCAGTTCGTCGCCGATGCCAGTCATGAGCTGCGGACCCCGCTGGCCTCCATCCGCGGCTATGCCGAGCTCACCCGGCGCGGCGGCGAGGAGACCGGACCGGACACCCGGCACGCGCTGGGCCGCATCGAGTCGGAGGCCGGGCGGATGACCGGTCTGGTGGAGGATCTGCTGCTGCTCGCACGGCTGGACGCGGGACGCCCGCTCGCGTACGAGGGCACTGGACTGTCCCCGCTCGCGTACGAGAGCACTGATCTCTCCCCGCTCGTGGTCGACGCGGTGAGCGATGCGCGCGCGGCGGGCCAGGACCACACCTGGCGGCTCGAACTGCCCGACGACCCCGCCCTGGTGCCGGCCGACGGGCCCCGCATCCAGCAGGTTCTGGTGAACCTGCTGGCCAATGCCCGTACGCACACCCCGCCCGGCACCACTGTCACCGCACGGGTACGGCGGGACGGGGGCTGGGTGCTGGTGGAGGTGCTGGACGACGGCCCGGGCATTCCGGTCGAGTTGCTCCCGCACGTCTTCGAACGGTTCGCCCGCGGGGATGCCTCACGGTCGCGGAACGCCGGTTCGACCGGGCTCGGCCTCGCGATCGTGCAGGCGGTCGTGGTGGCGCACGGCGGGGCGGTGACCGTACGGAGTGTGCCGGGCCGCACGGAGTTCGCGGTCAGGCTGCCGGGGGTTCCGGGGGTTCCGGGGGTTCCGGGGGTCCGGGAGAGTCTGGGGGCTCCGGTGGTTCCCACGGCTCCAGGGGCTCCCACGGCTCCAGGGGCTCCCACGGCTCCGGCTGCTCCCGCTGCCCCGGCCATTCCGGCGATTCCGGGGACCCCGTCGGTTCCGGCGCCCCCCGCCGCCCCCGCGATTCCGGCGCATCCACCCACCGTCCCCGCCCCGCACCCCCCGACTCACAGCCCCACCACAGGTTGA
- a CDS encoding ArnT family glycosyltransferase: MTTADIPTHQIPEAVSPPSGQARIARLWRGRAEDPRWVRPAFLGLLLLTFVAYLWDLSASGYANSFYSAAAQAGGVSWKALFFGSLDSANAITVDKPPAALWPMGLSVRIFGLSSWAILVPQVLMGVGTVAVLYAAVRRRFSAAAGLIAGVVLATTPVAALMFRFNNPDALLALLMTVTIYFVLRALEDGRTKWLVWAGVAIGFAFLTKTLQAFLILPPLAVVYGVFAPTTVRRRLGQIGLSAGAMVVAGGWWTAIVELWPASSRPYIGGSQNNSFLELTFGYNGLGRISGDETGSVGGGGGGGGRGMGGGGWGETGLDRMFNSEIGSQISWLLPAALILLVAGIVITWRAKRTETARGAFLVWGSALLMTLLIFSFMAGIFHQYYTVALAPYLAALVGMGVTVLWEERGRFVWSAVLGVVVAATAVWAYVLLGRTPDYLPWLRWAVLVVGLVAAVGLAVAGRWNRRFALSAAGVGLVASLAAPFAYTVSTLNTGHTGSIVTAGPAGASRMGGMGGFPGRGGRDGGGWGGPRMGQTPTGKVGQAGQAGRTGINGQTGANGQAPGNGSGGRTGQPPMGRQGNGQQGQGQSQTGQGRFGGAPGGWMAERGFGGRGGGGMGGLLDGQQVSAKVKTKISAHADDYTWMAAAIGSQNAASYQLATQKPVMAIGGFNGSDPSPTLTQFKKDVTDGKIHYFVAGGGMGGGMGRGGSGSGAASKITSWVEGRFVKVTVGSVTLYDLTQVKASTGSSGTSGSSGTSGS, translated from the coding sequence ATGACCACCGCCGATATCCCTACCCATCAGATCCCGGAGGCTGTTTCGCCGCCGTCCGGGCAGGCGCGCATCGCCCGGCTGTGGCGCGGACGCGCCGAGGACCCGCGCTGGGTGCGGCCCGCGTTCCTCGGGCTGCTGCTGCTCACCTTCGTGGCGTACCTCTGGGACCTCAGCGCCTCCGGTTACGCCAACTCCTTCTACTCCGCGGCGGCCCAGGCCGGCGGGGTGAGCTGGAAGGCCCTCTTCTTCGGCTCGCTCGACTCGGCCAACGCCATCACCGTCGACAAACCCCCGGCCGCCCTCTGGCCGATGGGGCTCTCGGTACGGATCTTCGGGCTGAGTTCGTGGGCGATCCTCGTCCCGCAGGTGCTGATGGGCGTCGGCACGGTCGCGGTGCTGTACGCGGCGGTGCGGCGGCGGTTCAGCGCGGCTGCGGGGCTCATCGCCGGCGTGGTGCTGGCGACGACTCCGGTCGCCGCGCTGATGTTCCGCTTCAACAACCCCGACGCGCTGCTCGCGCTGTTGATGACGGTCACCATCTACTTCGTGCTGCGTGCGCTGGAGGACGGCCGGACCAAGTGGCTGGTGTGGGCGGGCGTGGCGATCGGCTTCGCCTTCCTGACCAAGACGCTCCAGGCGTTTCTGATCCTGCCGCCGCTGGCTGTCGTGTACGGGGTGTTCGCACCCACGACGGTACGCAGGCGGCTGGGCCAGATCGGCCTGTCCGCTGGGGCGATGGTGGTCGCGGGCGGCTGGTGGACGGCGATCGTCGAACTGTGGCCCGCGTCCTCCCGCCCGTACATCGGCGGCTCGCAGAACAACTCGTTCCTGGAGCTGACCTTCGGCTACAACGGGCTCGGCCGGATCAGCGGCGATGAGACCGGCAGCGTCGGCGGTGGCGGTGGCGGTGGCGGCCGGGGTATGGGGGGCGGCGGCTGGGGTGAGACCGGTCTCGACCGGATGTTCAACTCCGAGATCGGCAGCCAGATTTCGTGGCTGCTGCCCGCCGCGCTCATCCTGCTCGTCGCGGGAATCGTCATCACCTGGCGGGCGAAGCGTACGGAGACCGCGCGCGGGGCGTTCCTGGTGTGGGGCAGCGCGCTGCTGATGACCCTGCTGATCTTCAGCTTCATGGCCGGGATCTTCCACCAGTACTACACGGTGGCGCTGGCGCCGTACCTCGCCGCCCTCGTCGGGATGGGCGTCACGGTCCTCTGGGAGGAGCGCGGCCGGTTCGTGTGGTCGGCGGTGCTGGGTGTGGTGGTCGCGGCGACCGCGGTCTGGGCGTATGTGCTGCTCGGCCGGACGCCGGACTATCTGCCCTGGCTGCGCTGGGCGGTGCTGGTCGTGGGGCTCGTTGCGGCGGTCGGCCTGGCGGTGGCCGGCCGGTGGAACCGCAGGTTCGCGCTGAGCGCCGCGGGCGTGGGCCTGGTGGCTTCGCTGGCCGCGCCGTTCGCGTACACGGTGTCCACGCTGAACACCGGGCACACCGGGTCGATCGTGACCGCGGGTCCGGCGGGCGCGAGCCGGATGGGCGGCATGGGCGGCTTCCCCGGTCGGGGCGGCCGGGACGGCGGTGGCTGGGGCGGTCCGAGGATGGGACAGACACCCACCGGGAAGGTCGGACAGGCCGGGCAGGCCGGTCGGACAGGAATAAACGGTCAGACCGGGGCGAATGGTCAGGCCCCGGGTAATGGCTCGGGCGGTCGGACGGGTCAGCCGCCGATGGGCCGGCAGGGGAACGGTCAGCAGGGCCAGGGCCAGTCGCAGACCGGCCAGGGCCGGTTCGGCGGCGCGCCGGGCGGCTGGATGGCCGAGCGCGGCTTCGGTGGCCGGGGCGGTGGCGGTATGGGCGGTCTGCTCGACGGCCAGCAGGTCAGCGCCAAGGTCAAGACCAAGATCAGTGCGCACGCCGACGATTACACCTGGATGGCCGCAGCGATCGGCTCGCAGAATGCCGCGAGTTACCAGCTCGCGACCCAGAAGCCGGTCATGGCGATCGGCGGCTTCAACGGCAGCGATCCCTCCCCCACGCTCACGCAGTTCAAGAAGGACGTGACGGACGGGAAGATCCACTACTTCGTCGCAGGCGGCGGAATGGGTGGCGGAATGGGCCGCGGCGGATCCGGCAGCGGCGCCGCTTCGAAGATCACGTCCTGGGTCGAGGGACGGTTCGTGAAGGTGACGGTGGGGTCGGTGACGCTGTACGACCTGACGCAGGTGAAGGCGAGTACCGGCAGCTCCGGCACCTCCGGCAGCTCCGGAACCTCGGGCAGCTGA
- a CDS encoding response regulator transcription factor, producing MTTTSPQGRTEMCRPDGTAVRVLVVDDEASLAELLSMALRYEGWQVRSAGDGAGAVRTAREFRPDAVVLDVMLPDMDGIAVLGRMRRELPDVPVLFLTAKDAVADRIAGLTAGGDDYVTKPFSLEEVVARLRGLIRRSGTGAQRSESVLAVGDLTLDEDSHDVTRGGTNIHLTATEFELLRFLMRNPRRVLSKAQILDRVWSYDFGGQANVVELYISYLRRKIDAGRTPMIHTRRGAGYLIKPGE from the coding sequence ATGACTACGACCTCGCCCCAGGGGCGTACCGAAATGTGCAGGCCCGACGGCACCGCGGTGCGCGTTCTCGTCGTGGACGACGAGGCCTCGCTCGCGGAGCTGCTCTCCATGGCGCTGCGCTATGAGGGCTGGCAGGTGCGCAGCGCCGGTGACGGGGCCGGAGCCGTGCGGACCGCGCGGGAGTTCCGGCCCGATGCCGTGGTGCTCGATGTGATGCTCCCCGACATGGACGGTATCGCCGTGCTCGGCCGGATGCGCCGCGAGCTGCCCGATGTGCCGGTGCTCTTCCTGACCGCCAAGGACGCCGTGGCGGACCGGATCGCGGGTCTGACGGCGGGCGGCGACGACTATGTGACCAAGCCCTTCAGCCTGGAGGAGGTCGTGGCCAGACTGCGCGGGCTGATCCGCAGGTCAGGTACGGGCGCACAGCGCAGCGAGTCGGTGCTCGCCGTCGGTGACCTGACCCTCGACGAGGACAGCCACGACGTCACCAGGGGCGGGACCAACATCCATCTGACCGCGACCGAGTTCGAGTTGCTGCGCTTCCTGATGCGCAACCCGCGCCGGGTGCTCTCCAAGGCGCAGATCCTGGACCGGGTCTGGTCGTACGACTTCGGCGGCCAGGCCAACGTCGTCGAGCTCTACATCTCGTACCTCCGGCGCAAGATCGACGCGGGGCGTACGCCGATGATCCACACCCGGCGCGGGGCCGGATATCTGATCAAGCCCGGGGAGTAG
- a CDS encoding bifunctional glycosyltransferase family 2/GtrA family protein, which produces MRTDTSPGTLPAREHLPVTAADAPVLDVVIPVYNEEKDLEPCVLRLRDHLAGTFPYSFRITIADNASTDRTPEVAAGLEDMLDEVRAVRLDQKGRGRALRSVWSASDSPVLAYMDVDLSTGLNALLPLVAPLISGHSDLAIGSRLARSSRVVRGPKREFISRAYNLILRSSLSARFSDAQCGFKAIRRDVAQRLLPMVEDTGWFFDTEMLVVAERAGLRIHEVPVDWVDDPESTVHIVRTAVDDLKGVWRVGRALGVGALPLDRLARPFGDDPRDRELTGVPGGLARQLVGFCVVGALSTLLYLLLYSLFRTEVSPQLANAGALLVSALINTAANRRLTFGVSGRDSAVRHQAQGLVVFAIGLALTSGSLAALGAASDDPSHGTELAVLIAANLAATVLRFLLFRAWVFPERRTDDPRTAR; this is translated from the coding sequence ATGCGAACCGACACTTCTCCGGGCACCCTGCCGGCACGGGAGCATCTCCCCGTGACAGCGGCCGACGCCCCGGTGCTCGATGTGGTGATCCCCGTGTACAACGAGGAGAAGGACCTCGAACCGTGTGTGCTGCGGCTTCGCGACCATCTCGCCGGGACCTTCCCGTACAGCTTCCGGATCACGATCGCCGACAACGCGAGCACCGACCGGACCCCCGAGGTGGCCGCGGGGCTTGAGGACATGCTGGACGAGGTACGGGCCGTCCGGCTCGACCAGAAGGGGCGCGGGCGGGCGCTGCGGAGTGTGTGGTCCGCATCCGACTCCCCCGTTCTCGCCTATATGGACGTCGATCTCTCCACCGGCCTCAACGCGCTGCTGCCCCTGGTGGCCCCGCTGATCTCCGGGCATTCCGATCTTGCCATCGGCTCCCGGCTGGCGCGGAGTTCGAGAGTGGTGCGCGGTCCCAAGCGCGAGTTCATCTCGCGCGCGTACAACCTGATCCTGCGCTCGTCGCTCTCCGCCCGGTTCAGCGACGCCCAGTGCGGATTCAAGGCCATCCGCCGGGATGTCGCGCAGCGGCTGCTGCCGATGGTCGAGGACACCGGATGGTTCTTCGACACCGAGATGCTGGTGGTCGCCGAACGCGCCGGGCTGCGGATCCATGAGGTGCCGGTCGACTGGGTCGACGACCCGGAGTCCACGGTGCACATCGTGCGGACGGCCGTCGACGACCTCAAGGGCGTCTGGCGGGTGGGGCGCGCGCTGGGGGTCGGGGCGCTCCCGCTGGACCGGCTCGCGCGCCCCTTCGGGGACGACCCGCGCGACCGCGAACTGACCGGCGTGCCCGGGGGACTGGCCCGGCAGTTGGTCGGTTTCTGTGTCGTCGGTGCGCTCTCCACGCTGCTCTATCTGCTGCTGTACTCCCTGTTCCGTACGGAGGTGAGCCCCCAACTGGCCAACGCGGGCGCCCTGCTGGTCTCGGCGCTGATCAACACCGCCGCCAACCGGAGACTCACCTTCGGGGTGAGCGGGCGCGACAGCGCGGTACGCCATCAGGCCCAGGGGCTGGTCGTGTTCGCGATCGGCCTCGCCCTCACCAGTGGGTCCCTCGCCGCGCTCGGCGCGGCGTCCGACGACCCCTCGCACGGCACCGAGCTCGCGGTGCTGATCGCGGCCAACCTCGCAGCGACGGTGCTGCGTTTCCTGCTCTTCCGCGCCTGGGTGTTCCCCGAGCGGCGCACCGACGACCCGAGGACTGCACGATGA
- a CDS encoding NADPH-dependent FMN reductase — protein sequence MRILTLSGSLRARSTNGALLHAAGSLATADGAAVTTADIGGLPHFNPDLDGEGAVPPAPVAALRKSVAEADAVLVVSPEYAHGVPGVLKNALDWLVSSGEFIDRRVGVITASPSPTGGDYANTQLRETLRMMTGTVVDEACLMVGTVTTRLDRDTGEITDPELTTQLKAALKALTTP from the coding sequence ATGCGGATCCTCACCCTGTCGGGCAGCCTGCGCGCCCGTTCCACCAACGGCGCCCTGCTGCATGCGGCCGGGTCCCTGGCCACGGCCGACGGGGCGGCCGTCACGACAGCCGACATCGGCGGGCTGCCCCACTTCAACCCGGACCTCGACGGCGAGGGCGCCGTGCCCCCGGCCCCGGTGGCGGCCCTGCGGAAGTCTGTGGCCGAGGCGGACGCGGTGCTGGTCGTGAGCCCCGAGTACGCGCACGGCGTGCCCGGCGTACTGAAGAACGCCCTGGACTGGCTGGTCAGCAGCGGCGAGTTCATCGACCGCAGAGTCGGCGTGATCACCGCGTCACCCAGCCCGACGGGCGGCGACTACGCCAACACCCAACTGCGCGAAACGCTGCGGATGATGACCGGCACCGTGGTCGATGAGGCCTGCCTGATGGTCGGAACAGTCACCACCAGGCTCGACCGGGACACGGGCGAGATCACGGACCCGGAACTCACGACACAGCTCAAGGCGGCGCTGAAGGCACTGACGACGCCCTGA
- a CDS encoding nuclear transport factor 2 family protein, which yields MTATKTTDTAAVIHEHVRAFNARDLDALLAGFTEDALWVTGTTAVRGRVALAEFFQDAMQGLLPTLTVQSLVTEGSEAACQLTETLTVHGDEQTFSIAGFYLLHNRRIASAKIYREGKAEVG from the coding sequence GTGACAGCGACGAAGACAACGGATACAGCTGCGGTGATCCACGAGCACGTGCGAGCCTTCAACGCCCGCGACCTCGACGCCCTCCTGGCAGGCTTCACCGAAGACGCCCTATGGGTTACCGGGACGACTGCTGTGCGAGGCCGTGTCGCGCTCGCCGAGTTCTTCCAGGACGCCATGCAGGGACTGCTTCCCACGCTGACGGTGCAGAGCCTCGTCACCGAGGGCAGCGAGGCCGCCTGCCAGCTGACCGAGACGCTGACGGTCCACGGTGACGAGCAGACCTTCTCCATCGCTGGTTTCTACCTGCTCCACAACCGGCGGATCGCGTCGGCAAAGATCTACCGCGAAGGCAAGGCCGAAGTCGGTTGA